The Methanobacterium sp. genome includes the window TCATTTGCATGGTTCTGGTACAATTTTACATTGTATATGTTATATATTGTTTTATTCCCCATTATAGTAGTTTATATCATGTCATTCAAGGTTAATAAATTAAAACCTTATCGTTTGGTGCTATTTTTATCCATTTTGGTCACTGGAATTGGAACTCCCATTGTTGACCCTGTCATGAAAGATTTATTTGCAATTCCACGACCATGGGTAGCTTATTCTGATATTAACAGTTTATACCATGTAACCGGATTTTCTTTTCCTTCAGGACATTCATTTGAATCGTTTGCAGTCACTTTGCCACTAATGATATGTTTTTTAAGTAATGATGAAAACTTCAGGAGAAATTGGAAAAAAGTAGTTTTATCATCCTTATTATTAATTTTTGCAATAACACTGTCATTTAGCCGGGTTTTAGTAGGAGTTCATTATATTTCAGATGTTTTTGCCGGGATAGGTTTTGCAATCCTATTAACTGTGTTATTATCCATTTTATTGCAATGGTTCTTGGATACCAATAGATTAAACCTTCAAAACGAAAAATGGTATGCCTTATTGTTAATTTTTATCTTGGTCATAAATACTTTTTTCATCAGATGAATGCTAAAATAATCAATAAAATTGGTTTTTAAAGTTGTTTAACAATTGTGGCAGCGAAAACAGCTGCTCCAAAACCATTGTCAATATTTACCACTGCAATTCCAGGTGCACAAGATTGCAACATGGCATTAAGGGCCGCAAAACCGCCTGTTCCCACCCCATATCCCACAGATGTAGGAACACCTATAACTGGAACATCCACCAGCCCAGCAACCACTGATGGTAATGCTCCTTCCATTCCCGCCACGACAATAATGGCTTTTACATCTTTTTCAATCATTCGCCTGATTTGTGAGAATAAACGATGAATCCCCGCCACTCCCACATCATAAGATACTAAAACATCACAACCTGCCTCTTCTGCCACTATACGTGCCTCTTCTGCCACGGGAACGTCAGATGTGCCGGCGGTGATGATCCCTATCTTTCCCCGCTTTTCTATTTCGCCATCTTTAATGAGCAAAATTCGTGCTTTATTATTGTATTCAACTTGAAAACCTTTTTTTAAAAGATTATTTATTTCTTCTTTGATTTTTAAGTACCGATCCTCTCCCAATCGAGTTACCAGAACTCTTCCCCTATTTGCACAGTCTTTGATGATCTTCACCAGTTCCTGATCATCCTTACCTTCGGCAAAAATAGCTT containing:
- a CDS encoding phosphatase PAP2 family protein — translated: MDLTTQTSEMKLFEFGSQKKLILILLAAILLVSALITYFIPGFNYHLVASFNALRTNASFAWFWYNFTLYMLYIVLFPIIVVYIMSFKVNKLKPYRLVLFLSILVTGIGTPIVDPVMKDLFAIPRPWVAYSDINSLYHVTGFSFPSGHSFESFAVTLPLMICFLSNDENFRRNWKKVVLSSLLLIFAITLSFSRVLVGVHYISDVFAGIGFAILLTVLLSILLQWFLDTNRLNLQNEKWYALLLIFILVINTFFIR
- the larB gene encoding nickel pincer cofactor biosynthesis protein LarB yields the protein MKKILQELINGKISVETAEKMLKTMQIAELEDFAKLDAARDLRTGFPEAIFAEGKDDQELVKIIKDCANRGRVLVTRLGEDRYLKIKEEINNLLKKGFQVEYNNKARILLIKDGEIEKRGKIGIITAGTSDVPVAEEARIVAEEAGCDVLVSYDVGVAGIHRLFSQIRRMIEKDVKAIIVVAGMEGALPSVVAGLVDVPVIGVPTSVGYGVGTGGFAALNAMLQSCAPGIAVVNIDNGFGAAVFAATIVKQL